The genomic DNA GCTTATACATCGGAACAGCTAATGCAACGGTCGCCGGCTGAAGCATCGCACTCAAAAAACGGCCGCCGCTATCATAGCTTTCATAGGAAGTCCCAAAAATCTGTAAAATCACAATCAGTATGATCGGACAAATTAATACCGGAGATAACAGGATATTCGGAATATGACAATAAAGTTTTTTTGCCAATACATAAACAAACAAGGTAACCGCCAGCCACATCAGTACCATATTACTCTTCCTCCCTGTATTGGGCCAGCAAACCGGTCATCAGATGAATAAAAGCTAGCATGATAAGAGTACTGGCCACAATGACGGCGAGCAAACCGAAGGATTGACTCCAGAGTATATCCGAAAAATTAATAATACCCACAACGGAAGGAACAAAAAACAGCAATAACTCCGACACCAATAAAGTCGCCCCTGCTTCAATCCAGGAAAGTGGCAGCCAGCCCAGTTTTAAAAATAAAAATACGATCAAAATACCGACGATACTTCCCGGTATTTTAATCGGAAGTAACAAGGCAAGTTGATTGCCGGCTACACTGACACCACATAGCAATAGCACTTGTAATAACACTTGAAAGTATTTCAAAAGAACCACCTCGAGTATCATTCTATACTAATTCTTAAAAGATGTAAAATTACGAAATACTCTGTATATACCTGCAACTTATAACAAGCAATAAACTATATAAGGTAATGCTAATTCGACAAAAAAGTACTTAATATCGCATTTTTTACTACAATCCCTTAAAAAACAGGACTTGGGTCCTGTGTCCTTTGTGCAAGCTCCCGACCATTGTCTGATTCTCTATTGGTTAAATCTATTTTAAAATGTAAAAAGATGTTATATTTTCTAATGTTATAGCACATTTTGCCTACATTGTTATACATACTGTTGCCATCAGGCATGAGTATTTTAATGGTTTATTATCAATCAGCAAAAAATAATAAAGATTAGTTAAAATAAAAATTTACTTAGAGGGATAATAATATGTTAACTCATTGTTTTGATAGTTCAGGTATGATTCTTGATGATGAATTTAATCGCTTGGTCCGAAAATTTAAAAAATTGATTTACGCCCACGCGCACCGCTACTATCTCCCTGGCGGTGATGTTGACGATCTTTATCAATGGGGTTTATTAGGCTTGTATAAAGCAGTATTACGTTACGAAGAAAATGGAAAATATGATTTTGATGTCATTGCTATTATCAATATAAAAAATATGATGAAATCGGCAATTAAAACAGCCAATCGCAATAAACACAAAGCAGCCAATACAGCTTGCTCACTGTACTACACCGGGGATGACGCCGTACCGGAAAACGGTATTAAGCTGGTAGACAGGCTTGTATTGGAAGAATACGTGGATGACCCCTTGGATTTAGTAACTGATAAAGAAGCGGTATCCAAAATCATGAACTATATTGATACTCATTTATCTTACAATGAACGGACTATTTTTAAACTTTATATTACCGGCTACAAGCAAAGACATATTTCACAAGAACTAAACTT from Propionispora hippei DSM 15287 includes the following:
- a CDS encoding CidA/LrgA family protein, which produces MKYFQVLLQVLLLCGVSVAGNQLALLLPIKIPGSIVGILIVFLFLKLGWLPLSWIEAGATLLVSELLLFFVPSVVGIINFSDILWSQSFGLLAVIVASTLIMLAFIHLMTGLLAQYREEE
- a CDS encoding sigma-70 family RNA polymerase sigma factor, yielding MLTHCFDSSGMILDDEFNRLVRKFKKLIYAHAHRYYLPGGDVDDLYQWGLLGLYKAVLRYEENGKYDFDVIAIINIKNMMKSAIKTANRNKHKAANTACSLYYTGDDAVPENGIKLVDRLVLEEYVDDPLDLVTDKEAVSKIMNYIDTHLSYNERTIFKLYITGYKQRHISQELNFDPKVVDNAIQRARKKLCKHLQVLQSHSI